In Ornithodoros turicata isolate Travis chromosome 1, ASM3712646v1, whole genome shotgun sequence, the DNA window tagtttcgaagaaggtggttgcgacattctatCTTCTGAACTGcctgatgctggtacggtgcagcttcaagaattgacttgtatgtgctcgaatcaccgtcagcgatcaactgcaagAACTTTACCCCCtgcaactcaatgctgcgcctgaagccttcaacgacgatatccttctccatactggtagagctgctgtcccagttcttgaagcagAGATGCTCttttgggctcgaccctgccttgcaacttgcgcacagtgtacaaaatttgttccggacgcctaggaacagtactttctttgtgcggtacccaacaattacagcctgcacaaacgaaaaaatgtcaggattgtattccacaaaactctacccgcaatgacaatgtttccaggAATTATGCATCTGTATGCGTATCGTACAAACTCatgccacaggatgtataccactctagtaaatgtgtttaccaaaagacagcagtgccactaatagcaccagggggtcaactttttcctccaaataaatgctcatagtgttctttccgcaaatggtgggcacagacttcctgtatatcccgtctgccaagcggtgtgcaagataaatccttctttttcgggcacctttatttagtgtagataacaatatttacttaccaagccagaaGAGCGTCGTACTTcttcttgtatgaacgtttgcacgaagcaccatcggcaacgaccgtaattataggaaaaccgtcagcatcgacgtccccagcctccctagctaaTCAAGCTTCCccaatgcctgcttttcttatttcttcccagGCTGTTTTGTCaattcctttagcaacaatatactgatacttactgtacgtgctactagccatgccgggtatgtccaTAGCACCTATGAGCTCGAGAAGGCCggagaaaccagaacctataaacacgataccgttcactgctgaggaattgacgtccatgcgttgttgaacaagttgatcaactggtgcctccgttgtgactacatctttcctcagacacatcctgcacttcaaactgaaagagctacacagacctcgccgatgttctgatacaatttccatgttagccaggccgcaaccaaacggaccggcaaactttgcaaagacgagaagaagtgatcaatctccactatacgccgaccattcacactgcttgtgcgctgactctgtgtctggtgaacattgccagtatggaaagatggagatcgactgggtgtaacagcggcagtggTTGGAATGcgacttgctctggaaccggcaagctcgtcacaacctgaactgcactacattatctaccccagctgaatcagcaaatgacgaatttgaaggacgaatttcgcttgtgctcgaagcgaaacaagcattccgaccggcaccatttacagtttgaggaacaacactgTAGTGTATCTGTTGTACGTGTTGTTATCTCTCTGTTATCTGGTAACCCACACGCGCGGGAGGCATCGACCTGTCTTATCTTATGGCGTGTAGTCTGGTTGTTTTGCCTTGGCTGAGTCTGCGCAGAGCAACTTCCTGTGGGTTATTTAAAGAGTGCATGATCCGCGTGGAGGGACTTAGTTCATGCCTGTATTTTGACGTGACCACGTCGGTCACAAGTTCTTGCCAGAAAGACGGAATAAAGTCGTTCCGTATGTTACCACCCGTTGTGAGCTTTCTCCCGTGAGGACACAACATGTTTCTGGCGACGAAGATGGGATGCCTGGGTGGACTAGCCTGCAAGAATGGCCACGGGAAACGGAACGAAGTCTGAAGACCCCGATTTAACGGGTAAGCCCCCGGTTTTGCAAAGTGGGGAAGTGAGAAAAGTCAAGATGGCTATTATTGGACAAGTCGAGGCATTCGATGAGTCGAGTTCGGATTGGGAATCCTATGAAGAAAGGTTAACGGCCTTTATTCGCGCCAATCAAATTCCGGAAACTAGTAGGGTGGACGCATTTTTGAGCATTATTGGTCCAAAAACCTACAAGTTGTGAAAGAGCCTTCTAGCACCCGAGTCGCCTACAACTACATCTTTAGAAGACCTTCAGAAAGTGCTTCGGGAGCACCTGTCGCCGCGTCCCTCAGTAATAGCTGAGAGGGCGAAGTTTCATAAGAGGGTGCAACAAGAGAATGAGAGTATATCCGACTTTGCAGCAGAGTTAAAACGTTTGGCGGAGACTTGCAAGTTTGGTAACAACTTACAGGAAGCCTTAAGGGATAGGCTTGTGTGTGGATTGCTAAGACTGGATATCCAAAAAGCTCTCTTCACGGAAGATGAGTCTCTTACCTTCAAGAAAGCGACCGAAAAAGCTATCTCTTTGGAAATGGCTACTAAAAACGCCACAGAGTGTCATGCGAATAACGTCACGCAGCCGGTTATTCAGACACTAACACACACAGCACGGAAGAAGCCCTCGAAGAAACAGAATTGCTATCGTTGTGGATCAGATAAGCATATCAGTAGTGCGTGTGCCTTCAAAAGTGCTGTCTGTTTTTCCTGTAACAAAACTGGTCACATCAAGGATGTTTGTCGCAGCAGGAACAACGGGCCTCCGCCGGCACAAGGGGCACAAAGACCGACGGAGAAGAAACGTTTTCATTTCCGCAGAACGCAACCCTTCAAGGCGATGGCTGAGGTCGTCGACATAGAGCCCCCGTTGTGGCGTTTGGATAGGCCACACAAGGATGAGCCCATCAGCTTCACGGTGAATGTGCAAAACGTTCCATTGAACATGGAGTTGGACACCGGAGCAACCGTGTCGGTGATCTCTCAGCAGGACTACCAATCATGTTTTCCGGAACTTCAGTTGTGCCCCACCTCCGTTACACTCCGTACTTACACAGGACAGTGTGTTCGTCCGAAAGGCGTTATAAACGTCGAAGTGCAGCACCACGGCCAGAAGTGTTGTCTGCCCCTGTACTTCCTAACACAGCAGTGACCACCGCTCATTGGGAGGAACTGGCTTCGTGACCTCCGTTTGGACTGGCGTACCCTCCACTACATGCGCCAGGACGGAAAGGGCCTCGCAGATCTCCTAGAGAAATACGCGCAAATCTTCACAGATGAACTCGGCGAAATACAACGTGAGCAGGCCACTCTAATCCTTAAAGAAGGAGCAGTTCCTAAGTTCATGAAAGCAAGGAGTATTCCTTTCGCGTTAAAACCTGCCGTCGAAAGGGAATTGGAGAAGCTCGAAAAGTTAGGAGTCATTGAATCAGTGACATCGAGTCGTTATGCGTCTCCTATTGTGCCCGTCGTGAAAACAGACGGATCAATACGCCTGTGTGGCGACTACAAAGCTTCCTTAAACCCGTGTTCGGAAACGGAAGTATACCCATTACCGAAGATTGACGAGATGCTTGCGGCCTTGGCAGGAGGGAAGCGATTTTCAAAAATTGACTTCAGTCAAGCGTACCAGCAGGTTGTCGTTGACGAACAGTCAAGCCAGTATCTGACACTTAATACACACAAAGGCCTGTACAGAGTAAAGCGTCTCGCGTTTGGAATCTCGTCTGCGCCCTCCATTTTCCAACGTGTCATGGACAACATGCTAAAGGACTTAGAGGGAGTCATCTGCTACATCGATGACATCTTGGTAACTGGTAGCAACGAGAAAGACCAtctgcaaaatttggaaagaGTACTGCAACGTCTAGATGAACGAGGTGTCagaatcaaaagaaaaaaatgtgacttTTTTAAACAAGAGCTTCGTTTCTTGGGCCACGTTATCAGCGACAGAGGCATCTCGACGGCACCTGATAAAGTGAATGCCATATTGTATGCACCCGCTCCAAAGGATAAGAAGCAACTGAAGTCATTCATTGGCTTAGTGACGCATTACACGAAGTTCCTCGCTGATCTATCTACTGTTATGCACCCACTAAACAATTTATTGTGCAAGAATGCTCCCTATGCATGGTCTTCTCAGTGTGAGAGTGCCTTCGTAAAAGTGAAGCAAATGTTGGCTGCAGCGCCGATCTTGGCACATTATGATCCCACTATGCCGCTCGAAGTTGGATGTGACGCTTCGTCATATGGGTTGGGTGCAGTATTGTCAGTCATACAGAAAGACGGAACAAGAAAGCCAGTCGCGTACGCATCACGATCACTAACGCATAGTGAAACTCGGTATAGTCAATTGGAGCGTGAAGGGCTAGCACTCGTGTTCGCAGTGAAAAAGTTCCATTATTACATTTATGGACGGAAGTTTCATCTCGTTACAGACCATAAACCCCTTGAAGTGATTTTTGGTCCCAAAAACGGGATCCCCACGATCGCCGCTGCTCGCCTCCAGAGATGGGCCATCACCTTATCGGCATACAATTACAGCCTGGTGCATCGTCAAGGGCAAACGAACTTCGAGGCTGACTGCCTGCCACTACCCTACCGGCCGTCAACTACAGAAGGGGACGACGTGGACACCTTCTATTCCCTTCGATGGGAAAGTTTCCCCGTTAACAGCTCCGATATTGCACGGGCTACAGCTAAGGATTCCATCCTAAGTGTTGTTCTGAAGTATGTGCTCTCTGGCTGGCCTCCGACGCTGTCAAGGGAAGACATTAAGCCCTACTGGAGCAGGAAGAACGAACTCTCGGAAAGTCGTGGCTGCATCCTGTGGGGTATGCGCATAGTCATCCCGACCTTTTTGCGCACAACTGTTCTTCAGGAACTACACGAAGGTCATCCTGGGATCGTACGCATGAAAGAAATTTCACGGAGCTACGTCTGGTGGCCTCGCATCGACGTGGCCATCGAGGCTGTAGTGAAAGGTTGTCCAACATGCCAACAAGGAAGAGCTTTACCTACTCCGGCTCCTCTCCACCCCTGGGCTTGGCCAACGAGACCTTGGTCCCCTCTGCACATCGACTTCGCGGGTCCTTTTCAACAGAGGTACTTCTTCGTGGTGGTCGATGCGCACTCCAAATGGCCCGAGGTATTCATCATGACATCTACTTCTACAGAACTAACTATTGCAAAATTAAGGGACATATTCAGTCGATTTGGATTACCAGAAGTTTTGGTATCTGATAACGGCCCTCAGTTTGCCAGTAAGCTCTTTCAAGACTTTGTCAAGCAGAATGGGATCAAACATATCAGGTCAGCGCCATACCATCCTTCGTCAAACGGCCAGGCGGAGCGTTTTGTACGCACAATGAAGGAAGCAATCCGTAAAGACCACGCATGCAGACCCCTGGAAGCCAGACTGAATAGTTTTCTGCTTGCCTACAGGAACACTCCACAGGCCAGCACACAGCAATCTCCGGCAGCCCTCCTTTTGGGAAGACCCTTACGGACCCGATTGGATCTATTAAGACCAGACTCCGAAGCAACAGTTCGGTACCACCAGTTCAAGGGAAGCGAACAGAAAAAAGGAAGGACAGACAGTTCGCAGTTGGAGCCAACGTTTTGGTGAAAAACTTTAGGGAAGGGACCCAAGTGGCTGATGGCGAGAGTGTTATCCCGTTCGGGCCCTGTGTCCTATTTGTTACAGGTTAACTCGCTCCGAGGACCACAGCTGTGGAAGAGACACATCGATCACATTCATGCCAGATCTACGGCATCAGGAGCTGACGACCATCCAGAGGAACAGGACAAAGAAATTGTGCTTGTCGCCAGCAATTCGGGAAACAACGCCGCCAGCTGCTCACCACCCGTAGAGGAACTGTCTTCCCAGGTTTCAAGTCCAGCACGTCGAACATCGCCTAACGACTGTCTTCCAGAGGGCAGACTACCTTCACCAGTTCAGAGTGTTTCTCCAATTCAGGTCCGATATCCCCAGCGAGTAAGAAGACCGCCAGATCGGTATCAACCATAAGTGTGTGGACCAACTTAGGGTAGCCTAAAAACTCTTGTTTTCGATGTTATTGTAAAATACTTTTATTCTAAGGGTCGAAAGACATAGacttttcagtgttattattgtGCAATTATATGAACCCTTATCTTGCACTCAAGGTAAATTCTATATGTGCGGAGGAATGTAGTGTATCTGTTGTATGTGTTGTTATCTCTCTTATCTGGTAACCCACACGCGCGGGAGACATCGACCTGTCTTATCTTATGGCGTGTAGTCTGGTTGTTTTGCCTTGGCTGAGTCTGCGCAGAGCAACTTCCTGTGGGTTATTTAAAGAGTGCATGATCCGCGTGGAGGGACTTAGTTCATGCCTGTATTTTGACGTGACCACGTCGGTCACAAGTTCTTGCCAGAAAGACGGAATAAAGTCGTTCCGTATGTTACCACCCGTTGTGAGCTTTCTCCCGTGAGGACACAACaaacactaccaccaaaggttgagcctacaagggtatctgcgcgatgtggagtcgtcgaagtgcaacgatcactcggaacagcacggctggagcatcctgcattaccaaaatctctcaaatccgcaggctccgtcacatgcctgcctctaccacgtaaattcgcaaagtccttcttcttgcgtttccgttgtccgtagacgtgacttcgagccataatgggtaaataatatgaacacgcagaaaacacacaaggacagagagcaaatgaacaggacaagaaagtgaagaAAACGCGTAACTTAACCACGAATTGGTTACTTCAGGACGAgccgaaaccacggacgccgatcagctgctgcgcaatacgcggtAGTTTACAAGCGGAGTAATTccgggcgctgcgagcggacggcaccaccttccggaatcagtggtaaacgcgCCTTGGACgcatgcctgtactcacttttaattctttttcggaaaaacagaatgctaaaaacacacaaaagacgggtcatttgaatcctgaaacatgtccccggaacagaagcggattgtttttatttgctttcatttatttatttggattttttgaagctgtagcgagaaaattcgtttctttttctttttaaattacaacgctagagcgatatttcagttcccagagttaagatatcttgacgtcacctttccaatgaaagtttccgcattccgatctctCTCATAGTTCGGCgacaaaacctatgcgaagttcacatagaaaacagggggtggtatgtcctcttaacAATGAATTGCTACGACTGAGACTGCGCTTTCGTACGCAGAAGATCGCTCTCGTAGCAGACATAGCAAAAGCATTTCTACAGATCACCGTAAAGGAAGAGGACCGTGATACACTCCGTTCTTTGGTTTAAAGAAACTCCACAAGCAGAAGGGCCTTTGCCAGCGTTAGAGGAGTGGAGAATGAATGGCGTGCCTTTCGGTACGGCTTCAAGTCCTTTCCTCCTGCCAACAACAATCTTTTATCACTTGAGTCACGTGGAAGGACATGTGGAAGAAACGGCCAAGAAGTTAGCTAAATCCTTCTATGTAAATGACTTGGTAACAGGGGCACCAAATGAAGATGAAGCAAAGCTAGTCTACGTAAAGTCCAAGGCTGTTAAGAAGTCGGCTGGAATGGATCTGAGGAAATGGGCGTGGAATTATCCAGTTCTTGATCAGCTGTTCGAAGAACAAGGGTGCACAGGACAGAACTCTGCATGTACAGAGACGAGACTTTTGGGACTAATGTGGGATCGTCAGACCGACCGGTTGAAGCCTGCGGAAACGAGCCAACTTCACGGAAGAAGACTACGAAACGAATCGTAATTCAAGCCTCCGCCTCAGTCTTCGATCCATTGGGCCTTGTCTCTCCATTCACGATACGCGCAAAAATACTTTTTCAACGCATTTGGCAACTCGGTATTGAATGGGACAAAGACTTCCCACCGGCAATGACGATGGAGTGGATCAGCTGGTACGAGGTGTTGCCGCAAATACAGAGACTGGAGGTACTTCGCTACGTAACCAGAGGAATCAAGGATTGCTTGGGACGATGTCCAAGTGCACGTTTTCAGTGACGCAAGTCCATCTGCGTACGGAGCCAGGATTTACGCCCGCACGGAAAACGAAAATGGCGCAGTTACCGTGACACTTATGATGGCGAGGTCCCGTGTGGCACCACTGAAAACTCTCAGACTGCCACGCTTGGAGCTGATGGGAGCACTCATCGGATGCCGTTTGGCGAAGTTCGTACCCAGCTCTCGCCCGTCGCGACCATGCAAGGACTTCTTCTGGACAGATTCCAGTATCGTAGTGTACTGGATTAAGGGCTCAGCACATCGATGGAAACCGTTCGTTCGAAGTGGAGTCATGGAAATTCAAGCGACGACCGACCCGTAAACATGGCGACATGAACCGGGAGAGCAAAATCCCGCGGACGTTCTGACCAGAGGAGAGACAATGAAGAAGCTGCTGAACAACGAAAAATGGTTGAGAGGTCCTACGTGGCTGGCGATGACAACAGAATCGTGGCTGAACCATACTCCGTCGACGGAGGCTCAGGACGAGGTAGTGGAGTCAGAGAAAGCGAAAACCAATGTACTATACTCGCGGACGCTCAGGCTACCTCTGCCGCGCTCTTTACCCTTGCAAACTACACCAGATTACATTTCGTACTGCGGATCACGGCGTGGGTTTATCGCTTCGTAGACAACTGTCGGCTGAAGAGGGTCCGCGCACCCCTGGGCGCCGAAGAATTTCAACGTGCAGAAATATATTGAATCCAAGAGGCTCATGGGTATACTCTGAGTACCGAAGAGTACCGCAACTCTGAGTACCGCAGAGAGATACAAGAACTGTGACATAACGGTACAATGAGTCAGAAGTCACAGATCGCGAACTTTCGACCTGTGCTCGACGAAGATGGCACAGTACGGGTCTCTGGCCGTCTGCAGTATTCAACAATGCCGAAGCAGGTGAAGCAGCCAGTACTGATACCTCATGGACATAAGCTTGCCGAGCTCGTTGTGGAGGCCGCTCATCGTCGGTTGCTACATAGCGGCGTACAAGACACGATAACAGAAGTTCGAGAGCGCTATTGGGTTCCAAGATGCCGACAACTGGCGAAAAGGATTCTGTTTCGTTGCACTTCCTGTGCTCTCTACAGAGCCAAACCAGCAGCTGCACCTATGGCCCCTCTTCCTGTCGAACGAGTGAACGAAAGTGGACCTTTCGAGGTAGTCGGCATAGACTTTGCGGGGCCACTGTTCATGAAGTCCTCAGAAGGAAGCGACCAGAAGGCTTATATCGCACTGTTCACCTGCGCCGTCACTCGAGTCATACATCTAGAGTTGGTATCAGGAATGACAATGACACGCTTGCTCTTGGCCTTCAAGCGTTTTACAGCAGGACGAGGGCTGCCGTCAGTGATATACACGGACAACGCTCCAACCTTCAAACGAGCAGAAAAAGAAATGGAAGGCATTAAAAGGGCCAAGCTCCCAGGACCACCTCTCCTGCCATGGAATTCGCTGGAAATACACCGTTGAGCGTACTGCCTGGTGGGGTGGTTTCTGGGCGCGATTGACCAGAAGCGTGAAAAATGTGCTGAAGAAAACCTTGGGCAAAAGTAGGTTCAACTTGGAGGAGCTCAGGACCATCCTACACTGGGTAGAAGTTGCAGTCAACACACGTCCACTGAGGTTAGTAACCGACAGCTCAAGTGAGGCAGCACCGCTTACGCCAGCCCACTTCTTATTGGGAAGGAAGATGACGTCTATTCCGTCTCTGGACTTCAACTTCCACGAACCAAGGACTGGTGTAGAGATAATGCGGAAACTTCAGCCGCAAATGCTAAGCGCTTTTTGGAGGCGCTGGAGAACAGAGTATCTTCTGCAGCTGAGATCAGCGCATCAGGTCAAGGCCTCCAGTGGGAGCCAAGCACCGCAACAAGTTGGGGAATTAGTCGGCGTCCACAACGAGAGATCACCGCGCCATATGTGGGAAAGTGGACGAATAACGGATGTGTTTGTGGGAAGGGACAATCAGGTACGTGCCTGTGCAGTAGGACTTCCTGAGAGGGTTCGGAGCCCGGGATTTCGCAATGCCGAATCCCGCGATTTCGAGATTATAAATGTCGGCTTTTCTGACAGCAAATATTCGGTGGCACGAGTGAGAGGGAAAAAATGGTGTCCAATCGACTTCTTGTTCCAAGCGTCCCTTCCCCGAAAAATGtcatttgcaatccgaaaccgaaccaacctTGTCGTCCACGACGCATTACAACGACGTTAGCTGCTGACTCATGTGAACTAAGCAAGCCATAGCGGAGAACAGCCCTCAAGTAGCATAAAACTCCCATCAAAGCAGAAGGAGTCTTCCAATCCTATACAAcaagaaatattgcagaatctctctctctctctctctctctctgcaaaatctctttttgttcttttgatcctcacgaataCGTTAATTTTCCGTTCTGCTGGTAGTTACGTCCAGGCACTGGACgtactgtatatatatatatatatatatatatacagggtgtccacgctaagtgtgaacagattttttaaaaatatatataacacttttccaagatgaaatcaattgcaatatagcatatgctaaagggcactccctagcagggcattagcaaagtccaaaggcaatgtcttaattaactttcattaattaactttttaattataaaagctacaaagttgtcccaatgagaacatctgttcctttcggtcacctgatatcgtagccgttttcagaacaaaaatccgttcgatagatcgcccgcaaaaaattcgtgaaggaacgccatttttttcttttttttctttattttttttctttatgttgttcattgcgcttcttagaagacgcgcctttctttcacccccaatgtgagagggagagagagcacactatcgcctctcgcgtcctggaaaaagattaaaaggaaacagaaaatgcaacccaagataaggccagttccgatagagtcacccgatacatttgtttttgttttgtttccccaagttaaagctcatcttcgacgcatgaggcggcactgtgctccttccccctctcccgttggggatgaaggaaatacgcgtcttctaagaagcgcaatgaacaaaataaagaaaaaaaatggcgttccttcacgaattttttgcgggcgatctgtcgaacggatttttgttctgaaaacggctacgatatcaggtgaccgaaaggaacaggtgttctcattgggacaactttgtagcttttataattaaaaagttaattaatgaaagttaattaagacattgcctttggagtttgctaatgccctgctagggagtgcccttcagcatatgctatattgcaattgatttcatcgtggaaaaagtgttatatatatttttaaaaaatctgttcacacttagcgtggacaccctgtatatgtatgtatgtatgtatttgaaagtaaaaagagaaaatggagaCAGCCTTTTCAGAAAATTATAGAGTCTGCTGCTGCAGACTAGAACACAACAGTCACTGTGGATGAATAAAAGGCAAGATGAGCAAACCGCATtattccatgtattcacacaagtGACATTCCCCGGAATACCCCAGCGGATGATGCGAAATACGTCATTGATTTTAGCGGCtgcttaaagtgacagtccggtcgaaaacataggtctgggaaataccgccttatgatttataatactcctcacaacaactgtgcaaaatatttcagaagaaatcgtatcgcacgatttataatcgatttttttctatgccgcagttggtcctgagtaaaggccgcagcgagctctcgcgtgacgtgcataagagcaatgccgcacgtgacttgcggaTGCCTGTTTacgcgatagttgattgttgcgtgctagcatttgtccattatgatgtttttgagtagtaatcacgcgttatgtagactaaaatgcagagtagcgtcaatgtaaagaCAGGTATGACGACGCAGCCTTCTGTGtagtacactcatagacaaaaacacctctgcattcccagcaacggcgcagtcctccgctccactttgtccattggggacgtcatgctcacgtgacggctgacgtacatagaggatccttggggcaaggaggatgcgagggagaaaaacgaaaccggatgtcttcagaggagtattttttattcggtatctcgaaaaccacgcagTTTTGtcagctgaaactttccacacagcatgtaagcctccgtggcagttggaaaaaaatcagcttccggttttcccggactgtccctttaagtagAATTGCTGTACGTCATAAGTATGTatcttctcgtgcactactaACTGCGGGTAATATCCGGGGCGCAGCGAGAAGCTATTCCATAGCAGACAAGAAGAACGCATTTCATTGCAAAGTTGACATTCCGGCACGGTGCGAATGCTTAATGTAATACGCAGGCTTTGCCCCGTGagcagctttttttctttttcccgctAGAATGTTCCGTGGAGATGACAGAAGACGCGACCTAtatcgcaatttgtgatagCATGGTTGTGCAAGTGGATACAGCCCTATACGACATCCTGGGTATACTTGCGAAAAAATTtcgatcccgtcccgggatccacatttcgaaatctcgaaatcccgggattgtaaaaacggctcgggattccgaaccctactTCTTAATGGGACAGTGTTACGCCGGCCCGTACAATTACTGTACCCACTAGAGTTGGGCTGAATGTGGTATGAGGTGTTTGATCTTTCCGCATGCGTATCTCATAATTTTGGTCAGTGTATATGTAACTTTTCATTATTTATGTTGCATGTATAAATGAGAATTCTCATTTCGCAGGGGAGGATTCacttcgtctttttctttttttttatcgcattCGTGGAAGACGAGAACGATGAAGGGAAAGCGTGTGTGCTTTATAACGCGTGGAACTCTACGATTGGTTGTTAGTTCTTGGGATTCGATTGCTACACTATATGCTGACTATAGCTTacctgagagagagagagagagagattatgcgtttaatggcacaaaggccaaagagcgccaaaactatggtaaGTGTGTGGGAGATaatgggagagatgatgtggGAGATATGTGGGAC includes these proteins:
- the LOC135384462 gene encoding uncharacterized protein K02A2.6-like, with product MRQDGKGLADLLEKYAQIFTDELGEIQREQATLILKEGAVPKFMKARSIPFALKPAVERELEKLEKLGVIESVTSSRYASPIVPVVKTDGSIRLCGDYKASLNPCSETEVYPLPKIDEMLAALAGGKRFSKIDFSQAYQQVVVDEQSSQYLTLNTHKGLYRVKRLAFGISSAPSIFQRVMDNMLKDLEGVICYIDDILVTGSNEKDHLQNLERVLQRLDERGVRIKRKKCDFFKQELRFLGHVISDRGISTAPDKVNAILYAPAPKDKKQLKSFIGLVTHYTKFLADLSTVMHPLNNLLCKNAPYAWSSQCESAFVKVKQMLAAAPILAHYDPTMPLEVGCDASSYGLGAVLSVIQKDGTRKPVAYASRSLTHSETRYSQLEREGLALVFAVKKFHYYIYGRKFHLVTDHKPLEVIFGPKNGIPTIAAARLQRWAITLSAYNYSLVHRQGQTNFEADCLPLPYRPSTTEGDDVDTFYSLRWESFPVNSSDIARATAKDSILSVVLKYVLSGWPPTLSREDIKPYWSRKNELSESRGCILWGMRIVIPTFLRTTVLQELHEGHPGIVRMKEISRSYVWWPRIDVAIEAVVKGCPTCQQGRALPTPAPLHPWAWPTRPWSPLHIDFAGPFQQRYFFVVVDAHSKWPEVFIMTSTSTELTIAKLRDIFSRFGLPEVLVSDNGPQFASKLFQDFVKQNGIKHIRSAPYHPSSNGQAERFVRTMKEAIRKDHACRPLEARLNSFLLAYRNTPQASTQQSPAALLLGRPLRTRLDLLRPDSEATVRYHQFKGSEQKKGRTDSSQLEPTFW
- the LOC135384470 gene encoding uncharacterized protein LOC135384470 — its product is MSQKSQIANFRPVLDEDGTVRVSGRLQYSTMPKQVKQPVLIPHGHKLAELVVEAAHRRLLHSGVQDTITEVRERYWVPRCRQLAKRILFRCTSCALYRAKPAAAPMAPLPVERVNESGPFEVVGIDFAGPLFMKSSEGSDQKAYIALFTCAVTRVIHLELVSGMTMTRLLLAFKRFTAGRGLPSVIYTDNAPTFKRAEKEMEGIKRAKLPGPPLLPWNSLEIHR